Proteins from a genomic interval of Orbaceae bacterium lpD02:
- a CDS encoding sigma 54-interacting transcriptional regulator: MVKQECSKQPINLNTVNQTIKDCLGNVSALSNKLSNVDQINIIVELLNLDITIMAMINCRSGETCLQHVKRHADTTVSLVANQINYYNKISPKPNFNDNPAPFYQNEYCTYHLPLYCDANLRSAIEFINTSNQDFNATDIINFSQIAGLIENIFKGFSIIQDLRQENIALHKAHLEDHILVDITNIIVSNHDLGTLIQLLSRAIIDFFALDYIGFILPSDNKPDLTSFYSIYNTIKPQVKTTCTPSKQDVLLNRLFALNEPTLFDIDSLYQAHADIDYLANWQEHCLTVLFCIPLAFNNREKGLLLLAHKNNQLFTNENIKLFQHIADRIIVAINNIQVYKDINALNNSLTNQNLYLTEEIKSIDMFKEIIGSSPAIRRVFEQVEMVAKSNSSVLLLGETGTGKELFARAIHQYSLRNDKRMIKINCSAVPANLLESELFGHEKGAFTGATAQRIGRFELAQGSTLLLDEIGDIPLELQPKLLRVLQEKEIERLGSNKSITVDVRVISATNCDLAQMISDKRFRADLFYRLNVFPIIIPPLREREGDIPLLVQFFIEKFSRQIKRNINSIASQSLKLMCDYHWPGNIRELANVIERAVIINKGQTLHINRSFLSFDDKYESSNLAKTISGDNTPQFSQPMNASHDDQLRQQIIKILKETNGVVAGPRGAANRLNIKRTTLLSRMQRLGISAKDICLEE, translated from the coding sequence TTGGTAAAGCAAGAGTGCTCAAAGCAACCAATCAATTTAAATACTGTTAATCAAACAATTAAAGACTGTCTTGGTAATGTGAGTGCATTGTCCAATAAATTGAGCAATGTCGATCAAATCAATATTATAGTTGAATTGCTTAATCTCGATATAACAATTATGGCGATGATTAATTGCCGCTCTGGTGAAACGTGCTTACAACATGTAAAACGACACGCTGATACCACCGTTAGTTTAGTGGCTAATCAAATTAACTATTACAACAAAATATCACCTAAACCTAATTTTAATGATAACCCAGCACCATTTTACCAAAACGAGTATTGCACTTATCACCTTCCTTTATATTGTGATGCCAATCTACGTTCTGCTATCGAATTTATTAATACATCAAACCAAGATTTTAATGCAACAGATATTATCAATTTTAGCCAAATTGCGGGTTTAATTGAAAATATTTTTAAGGGCTTTTCAATTATACAGGATCTAAGGCAAGAAAATATCGCGTTACACAAAGCGCATCTTGAAGACCATATTTTAGTCGATATAACAAATATCATCGTCTCTAATCACGATTTAGGTACCCTAATCCAGTTATTGTCTAGAGCAATTATTGATTTCTTTGCTCTCGATTATATCGGTTTTATCCTACCCTCCGATAACAAACCAGATCTTACCTCGTTTTATTCAATCTACAATACGATAAAGCCACAGGTTAAAACGACTTGCACACCAAGCAAGCAAGATGTATTGCTCAACCGACTATTTGCATTAAACGAACCGACATTATTTGACATTGATTCGCTATATCAAGCGCATGCTGATATCGATTATCTTGCAAATTGGCAAGAGCATTGTTTGACCGTTCTCTTTTGTATTCCATTAGCATTCAATAATCGAGAAAAAGGCTTATTACTATTAGCTCATAAAAATAATCAATTATTCACGAATGAAAATATTAAGCTATTTCAGCATATTGCCGATAGAATTATTGTTGCTATTAATAATATCCAAGTCTATAAAGATATAAATGCCTTAAATAATTCCTTAACAAATCAGAATTTATATCTCACCGAAGAGATTAAATCGATTGATATGTTTAAAGAAATCATCGGTTCGAGTCCAGCTATCAGGCGTGTTTTTGAACAAGTCGAAATGGTTGCTAAAAGTAATAGCTCAGTGCTATTACTTGGTGAAACAGGAACGGGCAAAGAATTATTTGCAAGGGCGATTCATCAATATAGCTTGCGCAATGATAAAAGGATGATCAAAATAAATTGCTCGGCTGTACCTGCAAATTTACTAGAAAGTGAACTTTTCGGTCATGAAAAAGGCGCATTTACTGGTGCAACAGCGCAGCGAATTGGCCGCTTCGAGTTAGCACAAGGCAGCACTTTACTGCTTGACGAGATTGGTGATATTCCATTGGAATTGCAACCAAAATTATTGCGAGTCCTACAAGAAAAAGAGATTGAACGTCTTGGTAGCAATAAATCGATCACCGTTGATGTACGAGTTATCTCTGCCACTAATTGCGATTTAGCGCAAATGATTAGTGATAAACGCTTTAGAGCAGATCTATTTTATCGCCTAAACGTGTTCCCGATTATTATTCCACCGTTGCGGGAGCGCGAAGGCGATATTCCATTATTAGTCCAGTTTTTTATTGAAAAATTTTCCCGACAAATAAAGCGAAATATTAATAGTATTGCATCACAATCGTTAAAATTAATGTGTGATTATCATTGGCCAGGTAATATTCGTGAGCTTGCCAATGTTATTGAGCGTGCAGTGATCATAAATAAAGGGCAAACACTGCATATTAATCGTTCATTTTTGAGTTTTGATGATAAATACGAATCATCAAATCTCGCTAAGACGATTAGTGGCGATAATACACCTCAATTCTCGCAGCCAATGAACGCTTCTCATGATGATCAGCTTAGACAACAAATCATAAAAATTTTGAAAGAGACTAATGGGGTTGTCGCCGGTCCCCGTGGTGCAGCTAACCGATTAAATATAAAACGCACCACGCTATTATCTCGCATGCAACGTTTAGGAATTTCAGCAAAAGATATCTGTCTTGAAGAATAA
- the selA gene encoding L-seryl-tRNA(Sec) selenium transferase, which yields MQLSQIMQVEKWLSLTEIQPYHVKLSRPIVSEIIKWQIDQYREFIIRNNLSVDNIRLLSNIIIALENECLKCLQPVINATGIIVHTNLGRSPLPKMVWDNASDAMCRYSNLELNLHNGKRGDRMGILPTMLNRYFGGESALLVNNNAAAIHLILKAFAQGKEVIVSRGEQVQIGGGFRIPEILAESGAILRDVGTTNITTVDDYLDAITDNTSMVLIVHQSNYYIEGFSKQADIIQLAQKLPKHILLVVDQGSGNQLNGISGEKTVSHYLKAGAHLVCFSGDKILGGPQSGIILGQKSIINTLVKHPMMRVFRPGKETYILLEKLLIHYLNKDNDVMSRVQTVLNHPLEWHKERAEQIAIIAPNQLTLINEKYLIGGGTTPKAQFDTWAIEVKIAINPHLIIEQLRNNKPSIIATIKKDKVIIYPVTLFDDELERVKKVLQQILAN from the coding sequence ATGCAATTATCACAGATTATGCAAGTAGAAAAGTGGTTAAGTTTAACAGAAATTCAGCCTTATCATGTTAAGCTCAGCCGCCCTATTGTTAGCGAAATTATTAAGTGGCAAATCGACCAATACCGTGAATTTATCATTAGAAATAACTTATCGGTGGATAATATACGCTTATTAAGCAATATTATTATCGCGTTAGAAAATGAATGCTTAAAGTGCCTGCAACCAGTTATTAATGCCACGGGCATTATTGTTCACACTAATTTGGGGCGTTCACCTTTGCCTAAAATGGTATGGGATAATGCATCAGATGCCATGTGTCGATACTCCAACCTTGAGTTAAATTTGCATAATGGTAAACGCGGTGATCGTATGGGTATATTGCCAACTATGCTTAATCGCTATTTTGGTGGTGAGTCAGCTTTGCTGGTCAATAATAATGCCGCAGCCATACATCTTATCTTAAAAGCCTTTGCACAAGGAAAAGAAGTTATTGTTTCGCGAGGCGAACAAGTTCAAATTGGGGGGGGATTTCGTATCCCTGAGATTTTAGCCGAGTCAGGCGCTATTTTACGTGATGTTGGCACGACCAATATCACCACCGTTGATGATTATCTAGATGCGATAACAGATAATACTTCGATGGTATTAATCGTTCATCAATCAAATTACTATATCGAAGGCTTTAGTAAACAAGCTGATATTATACAGTTAGCTCAAAAGTTACCTAAACACATTTTATTGGTGGTAGATCAAGGATCGGGTAATCAGCTTAACGGCATCAGTGGCGAAAAAACAGTCTCTCACTATCTAAAAGCGGGCGCCCACCTTGTCTGCTTTTCTGGCGATAAAATATTAGGTGGCCCTCAATCTGGCATTATTTTAGGTCAAAAATCAATAATCAACACCCTAGTCAAACATCCGATGATGCGAGTGTTTAGACCAGGTAAAGAGACTTATATTTTATTGGAAAAACTATTAATTCATTATCTAAATAAAGATAATGACGTCATGAGTAGAGTACAAACAGTATTAAATCACCCACTTGAGTGGCATAAAGAACGAGCTGAGCAGATTGCAATAATCGCCCCTAACCAATTAACTTTAATTAATGAAAAATATTTAATTGGTGGAGGTACAACCCCTAAAGCACAATTTGATACCTGGGCAATTGAAGTAAAAATTGCCATAAATCCGCATTTAATTATTGAACAATTGCGCAATAATAAGCCTTCGATTATCGCAACAATCAAAAAAGATAAGGTTATCATTTACCCAGTAACCTTATTTGATGATGAACTCGAAAGAGTAAAAAAAGTATTACAGCAAATACTCGCTAACTAA
- a CDS encoding DsrE family protein produces MKITVLITSNNIEKAWNALRLMNTFLAMEHQVSAFLINGGVETEFIDHQLFDIQKNWQLFFERGGIATSCGTCLDFRKLTDRVQKNTIGNLIDCANLVENADKVLTF; encoded by the coding sequence ATGAAAATTACCGTACTAATCACATCAAATAATATTGAAAAAGCGTGGAATGCGCTGCGCTTAATGAATACATTTTTGGCGATGGAGCACCAAGTATCCGCCTTTCTAATTAATGGTGGTGTTGAAACCGAATTTATCGATCATCAATTATTTGATATTCAAAAAAATTGGCAATTATTCTTTGAGCGTGGCGGCATAGCAACCAGTTGTGGCACGTGCTTAGATTTTCGCAAATTAACTGATCGCGTGCAAAAAAATACTATTGGTAATTTAATCGATTGCGCTAATTTAGTTGAGAATGCGGATAAAGTGCTAACATTTTGA
- the msbA gene encoding lipid A export permease/ATP-binding protein MsbA, producing the protein MLLTNKPKKSYSWAIFKRLWPYIKPYRHALIFAVIGLVLNAGAESGLLALIKPLLDNGLMDKDYSLIIWIAIGIVILITLRGLTNYASTYCLSWVSGKVVMTFRQQVFSHFMRSPVSYHDKNSVGDSVAIITFNAEMVSQASSDALIIIVRETMYSVGLLTVMFYGSWQLALIVLVIIPIVIFVANFIAKKFKDIVKTIQRSIGTITTVTDQMLKGHKEVLIYNAKQQEKDNFKDTSDVVRRGMLKIAAISSLSSPITQLIAAVGLGIILYIVARSYIDISPGSFILVFSAMVAIMRPMRELTSVHVQLQQGFIACESLFAVLDSPLEKDSGTINVERVKGHIEFKHVTYTYPGQSNPALNDINFKIKAGETIALVGRSGSGKTTITSLLARFYDIETGSIMIDDINITDYTLASLRSQIGLVSQQVHLFHDTVANNIAYGREDYYTREQIINAAEKANAMDFIAQMEHGLDTIIGDNGTLLSGGQRQRLAIARVLLRDNPILILDEATSALDTESEIAVQASFDEVCQNRTTLVIAHRLSTIQNADRILVIDNGKIIEQGNHEQLLVKNGIYAQMHQIQFDGIAGSLFDDETLVADNNLNSSRTSNES; encoded by the coding sequence ATGTTGTTAACTAACAAACCGAAAAAATCCTATTCGTGGGCAATATTCAAACGTTTATGGCCTTATATTAAACCTTATCGTCATGCCTTAATTTTTGCAGTAATCGGGTTAGTATTAAACGCAGGCGCTGAATCTGGGTTATTAGCGCTAATTAAGCCATTACTTGATAATGGCTTAATGGATAAAGATTATTCACTCATTATCTGGATTGCGATTGGAATCGTTATACTAATTACCTTACGAGGATTAACTAACTACGCCTCAACCTATTGTTTATCTTGGGTGTCAGGAAAAGTGGTTATGACCTTTCGCCAGCAAGTCTTTTCCCATTTTATGCGCAGCCCCGTTAGTTATCATGATAAAAATTCTGTTGGTGACTCCGTTGCAATTATTACCTTTAATGCCGAAATGGTATCACAAGCCTCATCAGATGCATTAATCATCATTGTACGTGAAACGATGTATTCTGTCGGCTTGTTAACTGTGATGTTCTATGGCAGTTGGCAACTAGCACTTATTGTCCTGGTAATTATTCCGATTGTTATATTTGTAGCTAATTTTATCGCAAAAAAATTCAAAGATATTGTTAAAACTATACAGCGTTCAATTGGTACAATTACAACTGTTACCGATCAAATGCTAAAAGGTCACAAAGAAGTACTAATTTATAATGCAAAGCAACAAGAAAAAGATAATTTTAAAGATACGAGCGACGTTGTCCGTCGAGGCATGTTAAAAATAGCGGCTATATCTAGTTTATCATCGCCAATTACACAATTAATCGCAGCCGTTGGTTTAGGTATCATACTCTACATCGTAGCGCGTAGTTACATTGATATTAGCCCTGGCTCTTTCATATTAGTTTTCTCCGCCATGGTTGCCATTATGCGACCAATGCGTGAGCTGACATCTGTCCACGTTCAGCTACAACAAGGATTTATTGCTTGTGAGTCATTATTTGCCGTGCTTGATTCTCCACTAGAAAAAGATAGCGGGACGATAAACGTCGAGCGAGTAAAAGGTCATATTGAATTTAAACATGTCACTTATACTTATCCTGGTCAAAGTAACCCAGCCCTTAATGATATTAATTTTAAGATTAAAGCGGGTGAAACGATTGCCTTAGTCGGCAGATCTGGCTCAGGGAAAACGACAATCACCAGCCTGTTAGCGCGTTTTTATGATATTGAAACCGGTAGTATCATGATAGATGACATTAATATTACCGATTATACCTTAGCCTCATTACGTTCACAGATAGGCCTTGTCTCTCAGCAGGTACATCTTTTTCATGACACCGTGGCAAATAATATCGCCTATGGTCGAGAAGATTATTACACTCGAGAGCAAATTATTAATGCAGCGGAAAAAGCTAATGCCATGGACTTTATAGCGCAAATGGAACACGGACTTGATACCATCATCGGCGATAATGGTACCTTGTTATCCGGCGGACAGCGACAAAGACTAGCGATTGCCCGAGTGTTGCTAAGAGATAATCCGATTCTAATTTTAGATGAAGCTACCTCAGCACTAGATACAGAGTCAGAAATAGCCGTGCAAGCTTCATTTGATGAAGTATGCCAAAACCGTACAACACTGGTTATTGCTCATCGTTTATCAACCATTCAAAATGCAGATCGCATTTTGGTAATCGATAACGGCAAAATTATTGAGCAAGGCAACCATGAACAGCTATTAGTTAAAAATGGTATATACGCACAGATGCATCAAATACAATTTGACGGTATAGCAGGTTCATTGTTTGACGATGAAACGCTAGTTGCTGATAATAATTTAAACAGTAGTAGGACTAGTAATGAAAGTTAA
- the msbA gene encoding lipid A ABC transporter ATP-binding protein/permease MsbA, whose translation MKVNHDKLDNDVSTIKTFKRLLPYLVSFKFVLVVTIICLILAATADTSLISLLNPLLNKGFADSDRDFLLIVPFYIVGLVFLRGLTNYISSYCLTYVSGKVVTKIRQQLFNHLVESPTSFFDQSSTGKLLSRITYDTQQVASATSSSLITIVRETAFIIGLITTMFLNSWQLSLALIIVAPIVITLIAFISTRFRKLAKNMQNSMGGVSASVEQMLKGHKDIIIFGSQKVEDQNFIKASNHFRRSGMRMVTITALSTPLIQVVIAFAIAFMLFMAANPDLDISPGAFTVVFSSMVALMQPIKNLTNVNAQFQKGMAACQTLFAIFDLPTEKDEGDLNIERVKGNIDFEHVTFTYPTRQQPALNNINFSIAAGKTIALVGRSGSGKSTIASLMMRFYDLEQGAILLDGHNIKDYTLYSLREQIGFVSQNVHLFNDTIANNITYGCSEKFTRQQIEQATRHANAYDFIMKMENGFDTWVGENGALLSGGQRQRIAIARALLRNSPILILDEATSALDTESERAIQQALEELQKNRTSIVIAHRLSTIEKADEILVIDNGNILEHGNHQQLLRKNGVYAKLYNSGMPIN comes from the coding sequence ATGAAAGTTAATCACGACAAACTCGACAACGATGTTTCAACAATTAAAACATTTAAACGATTATTACCTTATTTGGTTTCATTCAAGTTTGTTCTTGTGGTAACTATCATTTGTTTAATATTAGCTGCAACAGCTGATACATCGCTCATTTCGCTACTTAACCCGCTATTAAATAAAGGGTTTGCCGACAGTGATCGTGATTTTTTATTAATCGTACCTTTTTATATAGTAGGACTAGTATTTTTACGGGGACTGACTAACTATATATCTTCTTATTGCTTAACCTATGTATCAGGTAAGGTTGTAACTAAGATTCGCCAACAACTCTTTAACCATTTAGTTGAATCACCAACGAGTTTTTTTGATCAAAGCTCAACGGGTAAATTACTGTCGCGTATTACTTATGATACCCAACAAGTCGCTTCTGCCACATCGAGTTCATTAATTACCATCGTTCGTGAAACAGCATTTATCATTGGCTTAATTACAACAATGTTTTTAAATAGTTGGCAGCTATCGCTGGCATTAATTATTGTTGCCCCTATTGTTATTACATTGATTGCCTTTATTTCTACTCGTTTTCGCAAATTAGCAAAAAATATGCAGAACTCAATGGGTGGAGTTAGCGCTTCGGTAGAGCAAATGCTTAAAGGTCATAAAGACATTATTATTTTCGGTTCGCAAAAGGTTGAAGACCAAAATTTTATAAAGGCAAGCAACCATTTTAGACGCAGCGGTATGCGGATGGTTACAATAACAGCGCTATCCACACCGCTGATTCAAGTGGTTATTGCATTTGCTATTGCATTTATGCTCTTTATGGCGGCAAATCCAGACCTTGATATCTCTCCTGGGGCATTTACTGTTGTATTCTCATCAATGGTTGCACTTATGCAACCAATAAAAAACCTTACTAATGTTAATGCTCAGTTTCAAAAAGGAATGGCAGCCTGCCAAACGCTATTTGCAATCTTTGATTTGCCTACCGAAAAAGATGAAGGCGATTTAAATATTGAGAGGGTAAAAGGTAACATCGACTTTGAACACGTTACGTTTACTTATCCAACCCGCCAACAACCCGCGTTAAATAATATTAATTTTTCCATCGCGGCAGGTAAAACAATCGCTTTAGTTGGTCGTTCAGGTTCTGGCAAATCTACTATTGCAAGCCTAATGATGCGTTTTTATGATCTCGAGCAAGGTGCTATTCTACTCGATGGTCATAATATTAAAGATTACACTTTATATAGTTTAAGAGAACAAATTGGCTTCGTGTCACAAAATGTTCACTTATTTAACGATACCATCGCCAATAACATTACTTATGGCTGTAGTGAAAAATTTACTCGACAGCAAATTGAGCAAGCAACTCGTCATGCTAACGCTTATGATTTCATCATGAAAATGGAAAACGGTTTTGATACATGGGTTGGCGAAAATGGCGCTCTGCTTTCTGGTGGACAGCGGCAGCGTATTGCAATAGCTCGTGCACTATTAAGGAATAGTCCTATTTTGATTCTAGATGAAGCAACATCCGCACTTGATACTGAATCAGAAAGAGCAATCCAACAAGCGTTAGAAGAGCTGCAAAAAAATCGAACATCAATCGTGATCGCTCATCGTTTATCAACCATTGAAAAAGCGGATGAAATTCTTGTTATTGATAATGGTAATATTCTAGAACACGGTAATCATCAACAACTATTAAGAAAAAATGGGGTATATGCCAAGTTATACAACTCGGGAATGCCTATTAATTAA
- the selB gene encoding selenocysteine-specific translation elongation factor → MNAVIGTAGHVDHGKSSLINALTGIHPSHLPEELKRSMTIDLGFAYFITADNDKIGIIDVPGHERFIRNMVSAIWGLDLVLFVVAADEGWAPLSTEHLNVIAALGIRQVILVITKGDLADVKQLQAVEEQSLEHFLAEMDLLPDTMVVSTKTRQGIEDLKRMIIKKTQTLSRDNESLVSTAHLYVDRVFSVNGIGTTVTGTLRGGEISVEQQLTLFPGNHLVKIRSLQSYHQTLHTALPHTRTAIGLKQVNKNLIQRGSCLVFDPNSVEISDEWVVQLNLNTSIALKKQSVVEVALGTTYTQAKCYVYADKQLARLQLNNVIPAFWGQPLLLIQQGGSHVIGSGRLIWSQALDRIQRQQLISILPEIPLYSRNKIADKAILELTLNGFTKPIDHLVKPDDVTCLGDWWIKVAVVGELSRLCTQLLAQAKQAILSNELARLTGYRLELVEVVANEMCKQGLWIKIDGAIALASMKENCLSTDLQKLFLLIEQSAKQGFDASKSQIVGIRKLLRGLTQRDLIVPTENELFFSRTAYEQIVVEVMSDRHLNEIFNVADARQRTGLSRKQIIPIFNRLERDGWVKRIENDRQVCRIYELKN, encoded by the coding sequence ATGAATGCGGTTATTGGCACGGCTGGACATGTTGATCACGGTAAATCATCCTTGATTAATGCTTTAACCGGTATTCATCCTTCTCACTTGCCAGAAGAGCTAAAACGCTCGATGACTATCGATCTTGGCTTTGCATATTTTATTACTGCTGATAATGATAAGATTGGTATTATTGATGTCCCAGGGCACGAACGATTTATTCGTAATATGGTTAGTGCTATTTGGGGATTGGATTTAGTGTTATTTGTTGTCGCTGCCGATGAAGGATGGGCGCCGTTATCGACAGAGCATTTAAACGTTATTGCGGCATTAGGTATCCGTCAAGTCATTTTAGTGATAACGAAGGGCGATTTAGCTGACGTTAAGCAATTACAAGCCGTTGAAGAGCAATCCCTAGAACACTTTTTGGCTGAAATGGATCTGCTGCCTGATACTATGGTGGTTAGCACTAAAACAAGGCAAGGTATCGAGGATCTTAAACGGATGATCATTAAAAAAACTCAAACGCTTAGTAGGGATAACGAATCTTTGGTTTCAACGGCGCATCTTTATGTTGATCGCGTTTTCTCGGTTAATGGCATTGGCACAACTGTTACTGGAACACTGCGTGGCGGTGAAATATCAGTCGAGCAACAATTGACCCTGTTTCCAGGCAATCACTTGGTTAAAATTAGATCTTTGCAAAGTTATCACCAGACACTGCATACCGCATTGCCTCACACACGAACGGCAATTGGTTTAAAGCAAGTTAATAAAAATCTGATCCAAAGAGGAAGTTGCCTCGTTTTTGACCCAAATAGCGTTGAAATTAGTGATGAATGGGTTGTACAACTTAATTTAAATACCAGCATTGCTTTAAAAAAACAGAGTGTAGTTGAAGTTGCGCTAGGAACGACTTATACACAAGCAAAGTGTTATGTTTACGCCGATAAGCAGCTAGCCCGGCTGCAGTTAAATAATGTGATCCCTGCTTTTTGGGGGCAACCATTACTCTTGATTCAACAGGGGGGAAGCCATGTTATTGGTTCAGGGAGGTTAATCTGGAGTCAGGCGCTAGATCGTATACAACGACAACAACTAATTAGTATCTTGCCCGAAATACCGCTTTATAGCCGAAATAAAATAGCAGATAAAGCGATATTAGAATTAACCCTAAATGGTTTTACTAAGCCGATAGATCACTTAGTTAAACCGGATGATGTAACATGCTTAGGTGATTGGTGGATAAAGGTTGCTGTGGTTGGTGAGCTTAGCCGGCTTTGTACTCAGCTGCTAGCTCAAGCAAAACAAGCAATATTGTCCAATGAATTAGCTCGGTTGACTGGCTACCGATTGGAATTAGTCGAGGTAGTTGCTAATGAGATGTGCAAGCAGGGACTATGGATCAAGATTGATGGTGCAATAGCGTTAGCCAGCATGAAAGAAAATTGCTTATCAACTGATTTACAAAAACTTTTTTTATTAATCGAACAATCTGCAAAACAAGGATTTGATGCGAGTAAATCACAAATTGTTGGTATCCGTAAGTTATTACGCGGATTGACACAACGAGATCTCATTGTACCGACTGAAAATGAACTATTTTTTAGCCGCACAGCTTATGAGCAAATTGTTGTTGAGGTTATGTCTGATCGCCATTTAAATGAGATATTTAATGTTGCCGATGCCAGACAAAGAACAGGATTATCGCGCAAGCAAATTATTCCTATATTTAACCGTTTAGAGCGGGATGGTTGGGTGAAGCGCATTGAAAATGATCGGCAAGTCTGTCGTATATATGAATTAAAAAATTAA
- the selD gene encoding selenide, water dikinase SelD, protein MQKIKLTQFSHGGGCGCKISPAILQQLLANIPTGVLPNELLIGSNTADDAAVYKLNERQAIIATTDFFTPIVDDPYDFGQIAATNALSDIYAMGGKPIMALAIVGMPLDKLPIEVISQILAGGASICQKAGIPIAGGHSIDILEPVYGLVAIGVVDPKKLLSNATAQIGDTLVLTKPLGIGMLSAALKKGLLTDADYDVMVKLTTTLNMIGSELCNINGVHAMTDVTGFGLAGHLLEMCRGAKLQATINFAQLPILEPAINIAKQGIATGASNRNWQSYGKSIIQVNAAEIWQRNLLTDPQTSGGLLIACDGAALSAVNDVIKSLQGHEGYVIGRMSKSEPQGAVFVE, encoded by the coding sequence ATGCAAAAAATCAAATTAACTCAATTTTCTCATGGTGGTGGTTGCGGTTGTAAAATTTCACCGGCAATTTTGCAACAATTGCTCGCTAATATTCCTACTGGCGTTTTACCCAATGAATTGCTAATTGGCTCCAATACAGCTGATGATGCCGCTGTTTATAAGCTTAATGAACGACAAGCTATCATTGCCACGACTGATTTTTTTACCCCAATTGTTGATGATCCATATGATTTTGGTCAGATTGCGGCCACCAATGCACTTTCTGATATTTATGCAATGGGCGGCAAGCCGATTATGGCGTTAGCAATAGTTGGTATGCCATTAGATAAGCTTCCAATAGAGGTAATTAGCCAAATTCTTGCTGGCGGGGCCAGTATTTGTCAAAAAGCAGGGATCCCTATTGCTGGAGGTCATTCAATTGATATTTTAGAGCCAGTATACGGGCTTGTTGCGATTGGTGTTGTCGATCCTAAAAAATTGTTGAGTAACGCGACTGCCCAAATTGGTGATACGTTGGTGTTAACCAAGCCATTAGGGATCGGAATGCTATCTGCGGCTTTAAAAAAGGGTTTACTAACCGATGCGGATTATGACGTAATGGTTAAATTAACTACAACATTAAATATGATTGGTAGCGAGCTTTGTAATATTAACGGTGTTCATGCTATGACGGATGTAACCGGATTTGGTTTAGCGGGTCATCTACTTGAAATGTGTCGAGGAGCTAAATTACAAGCAACGATTAATTTTGCGCAATTGCCGATTCTTGAGCCTGCAATAAATATTGCCAAGCAAGGTATTGCGACAGGTGCATCAAATCGAAATTGGCAGAGTTATGGTAAGTCAATAATACAGGTAAACGCAGCAGAAATTTGGCAACGTAATTTATTAACCGATCCTCAGACTTCCGGTGGTTTATTAATCGCTTGTGATGGAGCAGCATTATCTGCCGTGAATGACGTTATTAAATCGCTACAAGGTCATGAAGGTTATGTTATTGGGCGGATGAGTAAATCAGAACCGCAAGGTGCCGTTTTTGTTGAGTAA